A segment of the Candidatus Sumerlaea chitinivorans genome:
TAATATCTGCTAAGAGTTCCAGAACCGCCGCGCGAATAGGAATCCGGCGCATCTCCACCGTCCGAGCAAAAGAAAAATCCTCCTTCGGTTCTACAAACGCGAGTGGTCTCCCCTCCTGATCTTGTATCCGCCAGAGCCGCAAGAGCGGATCAAGATCCCCACTCTCCTGACAGTAAAGTACCAGAAGAGGTAGATAGGGTGGCGCCGGAGAATCCGGGTCATAAGGCACATACCGATACCCTGACCAATGATGGAAAAACACGTGCCAGCGCGCAGTGGTTGTTTCGGCATCAAGATACCCACGGATTTTGGCCAATAAGTCTGGTGCCAACTTGGTGGACTGAAGTTCCTGCGGGAGGAGTTGCCTGACCACCTCGGGAACCTCACAGCCGATGGGTTTGCCGAGGAGGACATCCTTGTAGACACCGATGATGCGTCGAGTGCGAAGCGCGAGGGCCTTCTGTTTGACCTCTTTCTGTTCCTCAGGCGTCCCACGCACATAGACAATTGCCCCAGCCACTGACTCCTCGGGGGTATACAGAAACTCCGCTTTTTTCACCACACCGCGCGCCCACTCCAGTGACCCCGTTGTGTCCGGACTCAGCGCCCGTTGCGCCAACGCCCGACGCTCCTCCTCTGCCGGTAACTTCCCCGAGGCAAGCACCCGGGCCCAGTAGCCCGGAGGCTCGTCTAGCCCTTCATACGCCCACAAGAGCACGTCTTCGAGAAGGGCTTGGGTCGGAGCCTTCTCGCCGCGGTTGATCGCTTCCCCATCCACCAACTGCGCGCGCAGCAACGCCCACAAGCCGGGGTTCGCTACGCGAACCATGCCAACTCCTTGACCCTGCCCAATCGCAACGAGAAGAAAAATTGTAAGAGCCCCGACGATGGCGGCCTTCCACCATTGGATATGCTGTCCCACTCTTTCTTTCGGGTTCCTCATCATCCTATTCGCCTCTCCAGTCCACCTTAGCGTGAAATGCGAAACCTTGGATCTTGCGGAAACATGCGCTGAAGTTGCTCTTGGCACGGTTTGATCCACTCCGAATTTGGAAAATATCTCAGAAAGCTCTCGTAAGCCTCCTGACCTCGCACCGAGTCTTTCCCCTCGAGTGAGAACAGACTCACAATCTTCATGTGGTAGGCATGCTGGACATGCCAAAAGCCCGTCTCGGGCCACAGCTCACGATCCGGCGAAGCGCTGAGGCATTGCTCCGCATACCGAAGAGCTTCCTTCATGTTTCCAATGGTAAAGAATCCCCGCGCCGCAAAGTAAGCAGCGGAGGCTTGCTCCCGCGTCGTCTGGTCATCTCGGAACTCAGTGAGAAACCGTGCACCCTCCTCCGCGACTTTTGCCCATTCATTGTGCCACTGGTAGGTCTCCAAGTACATGAGCCGCGCTCGAGCTTTGTCCACCGGCTTCGAGCAAATGGCCTCCGCATCCTTGCAGAATTGCCGCACCCGCTCCCATGCTTCGAGGGGGATCGCCTCCCTCGCCTTCCATTTGCGGATGTAAATCTCAAACAGCACTCCCGCCGCCTGCAAAGCCGCTGTCTCTTGGTAGTAGCGCGGGTACTTAGAATCCATCAGCTCCAGATACGCCGCATGCGATTCCTCCCGCCGGTCGCCTCGATGGAGGAGCGCCGCTAGCCGAAGTTTACTCTCCAAAACCAAGCGCGACTGCGGCGCGATCGGCTCAAACAAATCCACAATCTCCCGGAATACCTCGTACGCCTCCTCGTCCCGCCGCTCTTTGATTAACAGGTGCCCATACGAAGAGTACGCCCGTCGGCCGGCTGCTGTATCCGGATACGTGTCCCAGATCCGCTTGAGCTCCTTGAGCGCATCCTCCACGCGGCCAACCTTCGCCTGCGACGTCGCGTCATCGTATGCCGCCGATGCCTTGAGCTCGCGCTCGAGCCGCTCCGCAAGCGGCTGAGTCGTTTGCCCCGCCGCCTCACGCATCGCCATCTCCACACGAATCCCATACGACGAATCCGGATGCAGCGTCCGCATGCGCGTCGCCATCTCCAACGCCGTGGACGTATCGCCCTCCGCAAGTGCAACCTTTAGCGCGCGGTACGTCGCCTCGCTCGCATCGTACGTTAGCGGATCCATCTCGATCGCCTGACGATAGCTTTCCAGGGCTTTCGCTCGATTGCCCAGCCGCTCCCAGCAGCGTCCCTTGCGGATCGCACTGTTCTGTGCCGTCGGGTTCAGCGCAATCACTTCCTCAAACTTCTGGATCGCTTCCGCGTAGCGCCCCTCCCGCTCCAGCTCAAGCGCCTCCTTGCGACGCTCCGTTGCCTTTTTTAAAGGAGATCCCTCACTGGCGGCGTCCAGTTGAGCGCCTGCACATGCAAGCAGCAACCCCAATACCGCATACGGAATGCCTTTAATACCTTTGTTGATAGCAGATTTGAGATGCATAGCTTACTTCCTCCTCTTATAAAAACGTTTACTCGTATCCTTACTAACTTACCTGCCCATTTTAAGGTGGTCTGAAAAGTAATTCATTATAGATACGCCAGTTCCCATTTGTTCCCTTATAAGTGAGACATACTCAACATCTGCGGGTATCAACGAAGCGTCTTTGCCAGCCTTAGCTTCTATTGAACTTCCCAGACAATTGTACAACCATTCCACCATTTCCACCTGCTCGAGCATTTTCCTTGACCATTCATCCGGCAGATTGCTGGACACTTCGAATAAGAACGCTTTTACACTCGGACATGACGACCAAAATAGGAGCAAAGTGATCTCCGGCGGCGCGAATAATGCTGGAAAGATCGCTACCCCACGCCTCTCTTTAGAGGATAACTGGGCAATTCGGCGTAAGTCTTCCCGTATTAACTTTAGACTTTCATCTCCTTTGGGCGTTTTTCGTTCTGCACTTGATAGATAGAGACCTCCCAATATTTCAACAAGTTGCTCCACCTTTCTTGGGTACAACCACCATGACGCATCCAAGAAGTGCGGTGATGCCCACGTCGCATCCAACTCCGGCTCGCCATACAGGTACTCATAATAATTAAAGTAAGGACCAAGCAACGCAAAATTTCGCGCAGCGGAGCCAAATGGTAGCTCTTTGCTAATCTTCGGGTCCCTTGCTTCGACTTCTGCCAACAAGATTGGATAAAGATCATCAAGCAGCCTAACGTTCGCTTCCAGAAAATTCGGAGCATACACTTGTCGCATGTACTTCCAGGCATCTCGCTTCGGAATGTCGGAACGCGAAGGTGCGGGCAGACGATATCCCAATATCCACAAGTTACTAACGATCTCGCGGTAAGGTGTCCACAGGTTTGCTCGGACCTCAGGGGGTAGCCAAAGGAGAGTGTTGGTGGTGATTTCCAACCACCTCGACTTGTCTATTTTCTCCTTTCGAACGCTCGGCTTGCCGTTCACTTGTTCCGAATATAGGCCGGAACCCAATCCAAGAGCTACCGCAAGACTCTCTGAAATGGTCGTTTCTGGCGCAGTCCTTCCTAATGCAAATAGCTTATTGCACACGCTTGATACCGTGTCCCCCGTCGCTCGGATCGAAAAACAGGCATCCAGCTCTTTCGCAAGATCTTCGTTGCCACACGCGATGGCATATAGCATCTGCTCTCGAATTTCTGTCGTGTTTTGTTCCAAGCGAGAAACTGTTAACCGAAACAGAAGCTCACTAATAGGAACTGGGTGGGCTACCGTTCTGCCAGGATTGGCGAAACAGGAAACCGTTATGAGAAATATACTTCCGAAAACAGTGAAGACGTTTCGCATAGGAAACAAGCTCCTGTAGGAATTAATAATGCTCAGCGTTTATCCAAGACTGCATCACTGAGTCATAAACCGTAATTGGTTGCAAAGGAACTTCCGGTAGTGGAGTATTGCCTATAGGCATGTCTTGTACCACTTGCTGTTGGCTGGGAAGAAGATCTGGCCGTCCAGCACAAGTAAAACGAGGGATAAATTCATCCGTTTTTTCACGTATCGGACTTGCGGCAATCAGCGTCCATTCTGTTGCAGTTGCCCCTGGACCTCCTTGGGGATTAAATAAGAATTGTTCGTCGGTCCAGAGATACTCCTCGCTGTTAAATCTGAAGTAAACGCGGCCCTGCGCTTCGTAAACAGCTCCGTCGTAGCCGCGCTCCTTCTGGAATCCTTGTAGCAAGCAAAACCTACACTCCGGCAAGGTGTAAGACACGGTGGATATGAAAGCTTCTATGTTTGTGTATTCGTCGTGCGGGAGGGTAAATGAAATGCTACCACCAAGCTTGACAAGCTTCTTAATTGTTACCTCGCCACACACGGTGCCACCCGTAATACCCCCATCTGTGTGGGTGCCAATCTGTGCAGATATTTTAGAGAGCTGAATGGTGGTGTTTTGACGCTGGCACGAACTGCCACTTTGAGAGACAAGCGGGGTAAAAATCGTCTTAATGTGGCGAACTCGTGCATACTGGCTGTATACCAGAACGCGCTCTCCCAAGAACGTCCCCAACCTCTCAACTTTTGTCGTGAAAGCGTCTGAATCAGGCATATGAGCATCTTTCAGTTGCTCTATCTCGGTTCCTTCCACTATCTCCCGAACAGGAATATGAACGTCTACTATTGTCGTTTCATCAGCATTCGCCCAATACCACGCACCCGCGTGCCAGGGATCGGGTTCCTGGCGGGGTGGTGTGCTGGCGTATAACCTGAGGACATAATCACCCGGAATCGTTAACGTTATTAAGGGTGTACCGAAGCCCCACTCCCACTGGACTTCATCATCGAATAACCATTCACTACATACTATATCTGTCGTCTCCTTTCCGATTTCTACCGTCTTCCTGAGCCGTAACACGTCTTTGTCCTTAATCGTTGGGGACAAGCCGAAGTAGTCTGCCCAATCTTGCGGCGTCATGTTTTCCTTTGGATCACAGCACCGTACGGGTTGGGTTGTAATGTCATGCACGCCAGTCACCGTGATGGGGGGGCCCGCCAACGCGATGGGGTAGCAGTCGCTACTGGGAGTTGGAGCGGGCGTGGGAGTCGGAGTAGGATTTGGTTCGACGGCATAAAGGGGGAGCATGGACCCGATGACTGCAGCTGCGATCAGCAGACGTTTAGGCCAACGAAATACCGATGAAAGGAGAGGAGAGGAGAGGAGAGGAGAGGAGAGGGCGTTTATTCATCGTTCTTTCTCCACCACATTTCAATCTTCTCGGTTGCGGCCTTTAGCTGTGGCTGAGGTTGAGTGTCAACAAAAAAATCAACTGAAATTGTTGGTTTTTGCCCTCTTGGCGTTCGAATCAGGCGATCCCCGACACCCAAAGCGCCACCCGTACCATTGTAAACCACTGCCCGTGACTAAAAAGCCCCCACCCCGTTGGTGAAGCTTATCTCGTCCCTGTGGTTCCCTCGTCCTCCCACGGCAGCCAGCCCTTTTTCTGCAGCCAGTAAGTGAGTATCTGGGAGCAATCGTAGACCTCATTCATCACTTGGATAGCGGAATGCATCTGGCCCGGGTCAAACTTGGTGGAGTGGATATTCCAGACCAAGTAGGCGTACTCAGGCCAGAACGGACCGGGGGCCCGAAGTACTTTGTCCCATGCATACAAATGCGAATCGATACCCGCGCGGTAGTAGGCATCCACACTGGCAAGCCGCAGTTCTGGGCTTATGCGAAGATCCCTTGCCTCATTCGCTTTAAGATCTTGTGACAGATCTGAAAGAAGGCTTTTCACTGCCTCGGATTGAGAGGGAAGGTCCGCAAGGATCTCCAGAACAGCAGCTCGCACGGGAAGCCGACGCGTTTCGATTTGGAAATAGAAATTGTCCGTGGAGACCTTAGTGTTAGGGGTTATGATGCTGTTCGACGGCCACGGTCGCCCTTCCGCATCATGAATCTCCCACAGTCGCTGTAGGCGCTTTAGCCCCTGCGCCTCCTCGTCTACACAAAGAAGCACGAGCAATGGCAAATAGGGAGGCTTCACGGCGTCCGGTTCTGGGGTTATATAGCGATAACCCGACCAGTGGTCGAAGAAAACGTACCAACGTGCTCGAGTTGTCTCGGTGTCAATGTACGTACTAATCTTCCCAAGCAGTTCTGGCGAACTCTCTGCAGACGCGAAACGCTGCTGGACGAGTGGCTTGAGTTCGTCGGGCACCCGACAGCCGATGGGTTTGCCGAGGAGCACATCCTTGTAGACACCGATAATACGTCGCGTGCGTAGCGCGAGGGCCTTCTCTTTGACCTCTTTCTGCTCCTCCGGCGTCCCGCGCACATACACAATCGCCCCCGCCACCGCTTCCTCGGGGCTATACAGAAATCGCGCCTTTTTCACCACACCGCGCGCCCACTCCAGCGAACCTGTTGTGTCAGGGCTTAGTGCCCGCTGCGCCAATGCCCGACGCTCCTCCTGGGCCGGCAACTTCCCCGAGGCAAGCACTTGCACCCAGTAGCCCGGAGGCTCGTCTAGCCCTTCATACGCCCACAAGAGCACATCTTCGAGAAACGCTTGGGTCGGAGCCCTCTCGCCCCGGTTGATCGCTTCCCCGTCCACCAACTGCGCGCGCAGCACAGCCCGCAGGGCGGGATTGAGGACCCGCTTACGCGATACCTCCTGTGCCTGCGTCAGGAGGCTCATCCATCCCACTGCGATGCCAAAGACGACAATAAGGAGGGAACGATTTGTCCACTGCCGAACCCTGCGTTCACTTCTTTGGTGAGCCATAAACGTGACTACCCCTCTTTCTCCAAAAATTGGTCTTTACCACCGCGCCCCGCTCTAATCCTTTCTTATCCCCAATTCTCTCTCTGCGTAGGGGATAAATTCAGAACGCGGGAAATACGTTTTGAGGGTCTGGTAAAGGGCTTCCGCCCGCTGCCGAGAACCACCCGTCTTGATTAGACACGAGATCAGGTGGAAGTACGCGCGCTGGACGTGATAGAAGGGAACTTCAGGCCATAACTCTCGGTTCGGAGACCACTCGATGCAGCGCTCAAAATAGGGCATCGCTTCCGCGTACTTACCAATCCAGTAGAACCCCCGGCCGGTAAAGAATGTCGCCGTGGCTTGCTCCAGAGTCGTCTGCTCGTCACGGAAGTCCGTCAGGAAGCGCTGTCCCTCGATAGCAACCTTCTCCCATTGGTCATCCCATTGAAAACTTTCCAAGTACATGAGTCGCGCTCGAGCTTTGTCCACCGGCTTCGAGCAAATGGCCTCGGCATCCTTACAGAACTGCCGCACCCGCTCCCACGCTTCGGCAGGGACTGGCTGGTTCGCATTTCGTTTATTAATGTAAATCTCAAACAACACCCCGGCCCCTTGCAGAGCTGCCGTCTCAAGGTAGTATCGGGGAACTTTCGAACTCATGAGCTCCAGATACGCCGCATGCGACTCCTCGTGGCGATTCCCCCGATGGAGGAGCGCCGCTAGCCGAAGTTTACTCTCCAAAACCAAGCGCGACTGCGGCGCGATCGGCTCAAACAAATCCACAATCTCACGGAACACCTCGTAGGCCTCCTCGTCCCGCCGCTCTTTGATTAACAGGTGCCCGTACGATGAGTACGCCCGCCGTCCGGCTGCTGTATCCGGATACGTGTCCCAGATCCGCTTGAGCTCCTTGAGCGCATCCTCCACGCGGCCAACCTTCGCCTGCGACGTCGCGTCATCGTACGCCGCCGACGCCTTGAGCTCGCGTTCGAGGCGCTCCGCAAGCGGTTGAGTCGTTTGCCCCGCCGCCTCACGCATCGCGATCTCCACCCGAATCCCATACGACGAATCCGGATGCAGCGTCCGCATGCGCGTCGCCATCTCCAACGCCGTGGACGTATCGCCCTCCGCAAACGCAACCTTTAGCGCCCGGTACGTCGCCTCGCTCGCATCGTACGTTAGCGGATCCATCTCGATCGCCTGACGATAGCTTTCCAGGGCTTTCGCTCGATTGCCCAGCCGCTCCCAGCAGCGTCCCTTGCGGATCGCACTGTTCTGTGCCGTCGGGTTCAGCGCAATCACTTCCTCAAACTTCTGGATCGCTTCCGCGTAGCGCCCCTCCCGCTCCAGCTCAAGCGCCTCCTTGCGACGCTGCAAGGCATCCTCGTGTACTGAGGATCTCCCATACACTGGCGAAAAAAACACCAACGTGAGCCCCAATAGCAAGACCCCCCTAAGGACGTGTTCGCCCCTTGGCAAGTTTTCAGTGTTTCGATTTCGGACTTTCATACTTATGCCTCCTCTGTTTCTCCACTCATGTCCCTAATCTTTCCTGCAAAGCTAAGCCTCTCTGTGTCCGCGGTCGGACTCGCGTTTAGTTGCTCTTCCGCTGCTTCCAAACCTCCTCAGCAAAATAATCCGTAATCTGAAGACCCGCTTGCATTTGGTCTTGTATGAGAAGTGCATTTCTTACATCCGCAGGTCTCCCCTCATCCACGCCCGACTGGCAATTTACAGTCAAAGCAACTCCAGCACAGTTGTGTAAGAATTTCAGCATTCCCGGATTATCCCACACATCAGGCGAGAGCTGGTCTGGCGAACACGTATGAAGTATTTTCCACACGAGAGCAGCCATTGAAGGCTGGGTTGCAGCTTGCATCAGAGCAAAATTATACAGAGCTGGATGTATACTGACGGTCGTAGTAATATCATGCACGAGCGAGGGATAAGCCCGCCCAATTTTCGACAGATACGCCCGCTCAGCCATCGATATGAGCTCCTCTTCCTCAATCTGTGTGAAATCGTCATAGATATTACCGCGGGTAATTCTCAGGTATCGCACTCGCAGGAAAAACAAAAGCCATGGATCAGAGCCTTTAAGAGCTGGTAGGCCTGCCTCCGCATCGACAACGTATCGAAAATAATCGGTTTCTATATCATGTGCCTCGTAGAGTTTAAGCAATACAGCGGTATCCGGTACGGATGCCCTTTTGCGGAATCCATCCAATACGGTCCGGACTGTAAACCATTCTCTCACGTAAGGGGAATGGAGATTTGCCATAATTGCCTGAATCTCTTGGCTATTCTCTTGACTCGTTATCCACTTTCGATCCTTAGTTGGCTGTTCCGGAAATACGCTCGGTCGCCAAGTTAGATACAGTACTACCGCCGCCCCCTCCGCTGGCGTCAGTCCCGGCGATTTTCTGCCATAAAGGAGAAGGTTTTGTATCGTCTCGCGAACCTCAGGCAAAGGTGCATCGTTACTCAGCGACCTAACAATCTTCTTTGCCAATTCCGGATTGCCAGGAACTGTGCTTTCAGCAACCTGAATTATGTAATCCTGAAGGTTATATCTACCGAGCATTAATTCATAATAGAGCTTGTTGACGTGCAAAGACCAATTGGCTTGCTCTGCACTTACAACATTCCAGCCCCAGCCTAATGCTAAGAGGATGAGGGCGGTCCGCACGTGATATTTCCAAGTGAATTGTGTTAAACGCATAATTGCGACACCTTCCTTTTCTAAGTGTCCTCTTCATGCCACACGCGTCAGTTGGCCGAGTTTTGATTTGTGTCACAGATCGGCACAGGCAATTCTTTGATCCGTTGTAATTGAATTTGTCCTCCCGAGTAATTGTTTACGGGGCGAATGTCTTCGTCTTCGCCCCATTCGCAGGCGATATTGCGAATCTCGTCAACGGAAGTAAGCAGGAGTTCTGACCACACCCCCTGGTCCGATAGGAAAGTCTCGTAGGTTTCTACTCTGTCGGTAACCAAGAAATAGCGAATGGGTTTAAACAACTGCAGCAACCCGAATTTGTTCTCTTTAGCAGGCAAGGTCCACGTTCGACCAACAACGTTTATTGGCTCTGGTGGAGATGGCCTAGTAAAATGCACTGATACCTCAACGACGTCTAAGGCACCCACAGTCAGATCAACTCCTTCGAATTGAAGTCCACCACTGGTGTCGCGATTCACGAACTGCGTGCCTCGATAGGAAGTTAAAGTTGAAATAGAGACCGGGGATTCGCAATTCGCGTTTGCACTGGCAAGGAACCCCAGCTTGGTCCCGAGATAGTGTTTAGTGTAGTTGTGATATTGGACCTCCAGTCCGAGAATTCCCAGGATGGGTTTAGTGGTGGTGGCGCGCCAGTGTTCATCAGGCGGTGCTTCTTCCAACAGTTCAATACAATTAGGGATTCGTTCTACTGGCGATTCAGAGACGTATACCCACACTAAAACGTTGGTTGTCTCCTTAGCATTTGCATCGAGGAGAATCGTTGTCCCGTCATCCCGAGTGTACACGGTTGTCCGTTGCGGGTTTTCGAGCTGAGAGGCAAGACAGTAAAAGCCCGGCTGTGTGAGAGTGACAGGGCAACCACCAAAACAGAATCCCCATTGGCTCGTTACCTCGTCCTCAATCTCCGTAACGCAGAATTCTGTAACATTCTGATCCAGCGTGTAGTCCCAACACATCCACTCGTGTACCAAGTAATCCTCATCGCTCCCCCCGATATTCAGCCCGAAAAAGCTTGCCCACTGCTCAGCGGTGGTAAAACCTGGATCTTTGCAACGCTGCTCTACGGTCGGAACCTCCGCCGGTAAGCCGCTTACGGTTATTGGTGGACCGTCTGTTGGTTGCCACGGCTGGCTGCACACATCGACTGAGAAGCAAGGATCAGGGGCTGGCGTTGGACTCGGTTGAGGTGTGGGCGTAGGATTATTCGGAGCCGTTGCTGCGGAGAGACAATTGCACATTATCGCAAAGAGAAGAACTCTAACGGCTCTTGCGATTTTCCCCGCGCACAGGGTTTGGAGCAGGCGCCCCGTGCTGTCCTCCCTGAAACTAACGGAAATATGAGGAGAGGAGAGGAGAGGAGAGGAGAGGGCGTTTATTCATCGTTCTTTCTCCACCACATTTCAATCTTCTCGGTTGCGGCCTTTAGCTGTGGCTGAGGTTGAGTGTCAACAAAAAAATCAATTCCACTCTAATTTTTCCGCTCTCAGCCTCAAACAAGGCGGTCGGGCACCTAAGCGTGAACCGTTCAAAAAGTCCGAACCGATAATAGTGACCGCCCCTCTCCCCTCATTCACTCGACCTTCCGTACGAGCGAAAAGGCGATCTCGGGGGAGGCTTTGAGTGTGACTACAATGCGGATGAGAAGCATCCCGAGCGCTTCGAGATAGCGCGCACTCGAGAGTGGGCCGCAGTCAACTGGGTCAAAGCCGGCGTCGGCCACAAGCAGCGCGACGACCTGCTTTGCCGCGCCATCGTCACCGCAGTAGAATCCGCTGACTTTCTGCCCCGCCACGCGGCACCCCTCGAGAGCCAGCACAGGCGAAGGAATCGTGTTCAGCGCTTTTACGACGCGTGCCTGCGGGACAAGTCTTGCAATCTCTTCGGACGCACTCGTGGTGAAACCAAACTCGAGATCGCTGAAGTCGGGTTTCACAGGATTGATGATATCAATAAGGATTTTCCCCTCAAGCGAGCCACATTCCTCAAGAGCTGATTTGCATTGCGCCCAGTGGGTGGCCAGAAGAACGATGTCACACCATGCTGCCGTCTCGCGGATGGAGCCGGCTCGAGCCCCGTGCCCGACCTCCTCGGCAAGGGCGCGCATTTCTTCCAAACCCCGCACATCGCTAAACATCACCTCGTGACCTGCGTGCGCCCAAAGGCGCCCAAGTCCGCCCCCCATTCGACCAGAACCCACTATCCCAATACGCATCGTCGCTACCTCCAAATGTGATGCATCAGATTTAGTCCATCGAATAGCTTTACCATGCCGCCTTTCACAGGACTCTGGCTGCAGGCGTCATCTTCGGAAGGCAACGATAAAGTCCGCTGCAAGGCAATATGTTTGCGGCCTCCTGCGAGAATGATGTGCGCCCGGCGGCAATCGGCCGCCTCCATTTCTTGGCTAAGGTCATCGGGAGGGAGGCGGGGACGGTGACGCGGTGGTTGCCTCAGCGTTATCACCCGCAAAGACGAACGTCAGCGAAGTCCAAATGGAGCTTTTCCCAAATTCAGGTGGGAGTGGGCCAAGGTTCCCAGTCTTGCGGAGAGCGTCGATCGCGCAGGCGTCGTATTGGGCAACTCCCGTGGATTTCACCACGCGGATGTTCTGAATCGTTCCATCGCGGAGAATCTCCCATTCGACAACACACGTCAGGTTGGGATCGTTGACTCCTGGCGGGACGGTGAAGTTCGACTGGATTTTCATCCGGGCCCGGGTGGTGTAAAGCATCGAAAGTATGCTTTGGTTGCGATCCAAGGGTAGGGGAGCGCCCTCCACACCTTCGGGAACTCCGGGAATGCCAACTTCCTGACCGGGCAGAGCCTCGCCCACCGTGGCGCCGGCAGGGGTCTGACGCGGTAGGTCCACTCCGGTAAAACGGTTTCCGCCCGGGGCCGCCGAAGCCAGCTCATAGGCACTGGCAATTCCCTTTTCTTTGGGTGTGGGCTTTGGCGTCTGCTTCGCAGCGGATTTCGTGGGAGTCCCCTTCTGTTGCGGTCTTGTGTTTGGACTAATTTGAGCCGTGGATTTCGCCGTCG
Coding sequences within it:
- a CDS encoding Putative reductase — encoded protein: MRIGIVGSGRMGGGLGRLWAHAGHEVMFSDVRGLEEMRALAEEVGHGARAGSIRETAAWCDIVLLATHWAQCKSALEECGSLEGKILIDIINPVKPDFSDLEFGFTTSASEEIARLVPQARVVKALNTIPSPVLALEGCRVAGQKVSGFYCGDDGAAKQVVALLVADAGFDPVDCGPLSSARYLEALGMLLIRIVVTLKASPEIAFSLVRKVE